A window of the Miscanthus floridulus cultivar M001 chromosome 14, ASM1932011v1, whole genome shotgun sequence genome harbors these coding sequences:
- the LOC136505326 gene encoding uncharacterized protein produces the protein MVAEGKRWRFAMVCSSNMNRSMEAHSQLGRAGLDVESYGTGTHVKLPGPSLHEPNVYDFGTPYGAIYDDLRRKDPDLYKRNGLLPMLKRNTSVKLAPQRWQDNAGDGVFDMIMTFEERVFDLVVEDMSNREPRLMKCVLIINMDVKDNHEEAGVGAKLAVELCQKLEAIDGDWEDIIDDLITAFEKQHKRRLAYSISFY, from the exons ATGGTGGCCGAGGGCAAGAGGTGGCGGTTCGCGATGGTGTGCTCTTCGAACATGAACCGGAGCATGGAGGCGCATTCGCAGCTGGGCCGCGCGGGGCTCGACGTCGAGTCCTATGGCACGGGCACCCACGTCAAGCTCCCCGGCCCCTCCCTCCACGAGCCCAACGTCTACGACTTCGGCACCCCCTATGGCGCCATCTACGACGACCTCCGCCGCAAGGACCCCGACCT GTACAAGAGGAATGGGTTGCTGCCTATGCTGAAGAGGAACACCTCGGTGAAGCTAGCGCCTCAGCGGTGGCAGGACAACGCCGGCGACGGGGTGTTTGATATGATAATGACCTTTGAGGAGAGGGTCTTCGACTTGGTTGTTGAAG ATATGAGTAACCGCGAGCCGAGGTTGATGAAGTGTGTGCTGATAATAAATATGGATGTCAAAGATAACCATGAAGAAGCTGGTGTTGGGGCAAAGCTTGCTGTAGAGTTGTGCCAGAAG CTTGAAGCAATTGATGGTGACTGGGAGGACATAATTGATGACCTGATTACTGCATTTGAGAAGCAGCACAAGCGGAGGCTTGCATACAGCATTTCATTCtactaa